The stretch of DNA TGCACTCGCTGTCGGCTCGCAGACGCCGGATCTGATCGATAAACCCCTTGCGTGGAATTTCGGCGTTCTGCCCGGCGGGCGCACCCTCGCACACTCGCTTTTCACCGTTGCCTGTCTCGTGCCCGTGGCTCTGATCGTTGCGGACCGGCTCGAGGGCCGTGCGGTCGGCGTCGGCTTTCTGGTCGGTTACTGCTCACACCTGCTGGCCGACATCCCGCCAGCGGTCCTCTCGGGAGAGTTTGCATACGCCGCCTACCTCCTCTGGCCAGTGCTCGAGCAACCTCCCGAGGATCCCGTCGCCGGCATCTTCGATGCGATCCTCCACTACTACGCGATGGGGCCCTACGAGTGGGTGCAGTTCGGCCTCTTTGCCGTCGCCGCCCTCGTCTGGTATCGCGACGGGATGCCGGGGCTCGGACCGGTGTCTGCCTCGCTCGAGCGCCGATTCGGCGTCGAGTCCTGATCGTCGGCAGTCGTGTCCGCTCCCTGAGCGTCGGATCGTGGGGGCTATCCCGACGGCCGGCAACGCTCTGATATGCGCCAGTTCGTACTCATCGGTCACGACGTGCCGACGACGCCCGACTTCTCGCTCGACGATCTCGCTGGCGGAGCCGGTCGTCTCGACGCACTCTGTCGGTCGATCACCGCCGCGTTCGTCACCTCCCACGGCATCCGCGAGGACGTCCGCGTCCACTTGATTGCTCAGGACGAACTCACCATCACCTTCGACGGCAGCGACCTCCAGCGGCTCAACCCCGACGAGCGAAGCACCGCCGCGTTGGTTCGGAAGGCTCTCGAGCACCGCGACGAGGCCATCGGCGCGCTGCCTGCAGAACCCAGTCCGGGCGTCGAACTCTACCGACGCGGATTTGCGGGAACGCTCGAGCAAATCGCCGACGGCGGTCCGATCGTCCAACTCCACGAGGATGGCGAGGCGGTCGTCGACGTCGGCGCGGAGCGGCTTTCGGATGCGGTGTTCGTGCTCTCGGATCATCGTAATTTCACCGCGGAGGAATCCGGTGTGCTCGAGGAACACGCTGATCAGCGGCTTCGACTCGGCCCGCAGTTGCTCCACGCTGATCAGGCGATCACCGTCGCCCATCACTATCTGGATACGAACGGCTACGAGGAGTTTTAGCGGGGAGCAACGGCCCTGCTGGTGATTTGACGGACGCATTCGGAAGCGTTAAAGGACCGGACCCATTCCGTTCGAGTGCGGGCCGGTGGGGTAGCTTGGTATCCTTCGGCCTTCGGGTGGCCGTAACCGCAGTTCGAATCTGCGCCGGCCCATACTACTCCCGCACTTCAAACCGCCGAGTGGCGCGGCTGCGACGCGAGGCATCCGAAGTGCGGGAGTCGATGACGGCACGCAGATTCGAATCAGGGAGGAGCTTCGCTCCGACCGTGGTTCGACATCTGCGCCGGCCCACTTTTCCCGCATTTCACGACGCGAGCAGCGCGATTTCCGTTTAAGTGAACCGAAGCGGTTCTCTATCACCGTAGGCCGTTGGCAAGAGAACCGATCGGACGGGGGTTACATGACCTGCTTCGGTCGAATTCGCAAGAGCACCCGCTCGGATTCGATCGGGTTCGGATACTCGTCGACGTCCATGTATCGCTGGGCGAGGTCGTCGATGTGTTCTCGAGCGCCGTCGGTCGTAAGTTCCTCGACCTCGCCGATCACCGAGAGGCGTCGGTAGGGGTCGTCGGGATCGGCCATGCTGACGCCGATGGCGGGGTTGTGTGCTGCGTTCTTCGCTTTTTGTCGGTGCCGTTCGGTATTGACCAGCAGGAGTCCGTCGTCCGCGTCGTAATCGATCCACACTGGCGTGACGTGTGGCAACCCCTCGTCGGTTAGTGTCGCGACGTGGGCGAACGTTTGCTTCTCGAAGAGGTCGTGGAAGTCGTCGGGGATCGAGGCCATAGACATCGTGTCGTTCACTCGCTTCGGTCTTGTGTATGGCACCTACATCCACTGCAGGCGACTGATTTCGGAAGTTGACAGTCTCTGCCGACCGAACCGCGGGGAATCGCTCGAGAGAAATAAATAGCAACCATGCAGGTGATGGCTGACGGCTTATGCGCTCTGAAAGTGTCCCCATTCCCGTATGACTGATCAGCAGTCGTCGACCCGTCGTCGAGTACTGATGCTTACAGGTGCAGCTGCGTCGACCGCTCTCGTTGCTGGCTGTGGCGGTCCGGGTGGCAATGGCAACGGAGAAGACGGAGAAGAGACCGAAGACGGTGACGGGGCTGTCGATACTGGTGACAACGAAACCAACGAGACCGACATGAACGACACCAACGACACCAACGACACCAACGAAACCAACGAGACCGACATGAACGACACCAACGACACGGAGTAGTCGTCGGTTCGACAGCAGCGACGTGGATATTCGAGTTCACACTGGTCCACTGTGGATCGTCGGCTCGCCGGTAACCGGCAGTCGACTGTCGGACTGCCCCTGCAGACGCGTTTTTTGAATCCTGACACGGACTCCTGTCAGACGGACACCTGTCGGTCAGTGCCGGTGCCCCCGCGACCACCATACCCTACGGTCCCACCGGAACAGCAGGACAGCAGACCGTCTGACCCGAGACGCAACCATTACCGAGCATCGGACCCTCTCTCGAGTAATGACCGACGAACTCGAGTCGGACGTCGAGCGCATGGACGACATCGCCGAGCAACGGGACGAACTGGCTGCCCGTGTGCGGGCCCACGCCGGTGAGATCGCGCGGGAGCTCGCCGTATTACAGGGTGGCGATTACGGGCAGGAAACGTTCGATACCGACGGCGGCAGGTGGACGATCAAGTACGAGGCCGGTGACGTCCAGTATCTGCGATTCGAGCCCACCTCGGGGTCGGAGACGTACGTCGTCTCGAGCAAGCAGCCACCCGAACCCGAGGCCTTAGAGACGGCGATGACCGACTACGGGGCGTTCGTCGCGGCGTACAACGAGTACGTCCGCTCGTTCGACGGGCTGTTCGCGGATGTGCCCGAGGAGTTCCCACCGGTCGAGTCGACGGCGGAACTGGTCGCCGAACGGGACCGGATCGTCGATCGGATCCGCGAGGTCGGTGACGCGATGGCGGCCCAACTCCATCGGTACGACGGCGAGTACGGCACCTACGCGACGACGGTCGCGGGCACCCGCTGGGAACTGAAGTGGGACGGCGACGTTGCCTCGTACCTGCGAGTCGGTGGTTCCGACGGCACCTACCTCCTCTCACAGTACGGGCCACCGGCGGCCACCGAGGTTCGCCGGCTCGCTGACGACGTTCCCGCCTTCGTCGCCGCGTTCAACCACTACGTCGACGACCTCGAGGCGGATCTCGCGCAGGTCAGTCTCGGCGGCGACTAAACCCCACACAGGCGTTCAGCGGCGACGAGCGAACCGCTGTGGGGGACACGACTGCGTCGGCTCTCGAGGTGGTTCTGGAGCGATATACAGCGGACCCAACTGCTCTATACCGGAACTAGTAGCTGTTTTGTACCGTCTGAGCATAGGACGTGGTGGCGACGACGGTCGCCAGGACTACCATGGATGGCTCTACTGACCGGATCGATGAGGGTACTGCCCACGAGTACGCGGCTGCCACCGACGCGGTCGACTCCGACGAGACGGTACTGTTCGATGCCATCGTCGTTCGATACGAATCCGGCAGCGATCGCTGTACGCTCGTTCCCCACGAGGGTTCGACAACGGAGAAACTGAACGCCTGGCTGACCGCAGACCTCGAACTGGTCGTCGATCTCGACGATGCTCGGTGATGGCGAGAGCGAGCGCTGCACGGTTTCACATACTGCCGGACAAGCCGGGTCGCCTGCGGTCGCACTCGAGCCGTGTCACCAGCGGTGACAGCCGTTGGGACGCGCTCGAGTCTGTACTGACGGTTGTTCGGTAGTATCACCCGTTGCTGCGAGTCTGACGCCATCGCAGAAGCGGGACCCCGCTCCTCACGGAGCGACCGAGCGCTGCCGTGAGCGAGGAGGGTAGTTCAGACGTCGACGTACTGATCGACCCACTTCTGGCGGCGCTGGAGTGCACGTCTGCCTTTCGGCGTCAGCGCGTAGTAGTTCGTTCGCCGGTCGAGTTCACCTTTCTCGACGAGTTCTTTCTCGACGAGCGTGTCGAGATTGGGATACAGCCGACCGTGTGTGACCGGCTGGTCGATGTAGTCGTTGATGTCGTCGAGGATCTCTTGTCCGGACGGTCGATCTTTTCCTGCAATTACGTACAGCAAGTCGCGCTGGAAGCCAGTTAGCTGATCCATGGATCACCCTCTGAGTGACGACCTTCACCACTCTGTGGTTTTGTTATAGAGCGGGTACACGCCCGCTCTGTCCCCGAATGCGCTCCATAGGACTGCTGTCAGCGGAGAACGGCCAGCGAGAGCAGCCACACGGCGACAGCGAATGCCTACATCAATATGACGCGTCGCTTTTGACGATCACCGCCGTATCGGTCGCTATGCCAACCGATCAACTGGCCTGGGAAACGCGCGAACGTCGAGTAGCCTACTCCTGTCCCGGTTTCGATGTCGTTAACGAGTCCGTGCAACTTCCCGATGGCACGGAAACCGAGTTCGATTACCTCTCGGAGCCGCCGAGCGTCTGCATCCTGCCGTTTACACCTGACGGTGACGTCGTCTGTATCGAGGAATGGCGACAGGCTGTCTCGCGAATCAGTCGCGGGCTCCCCGTCGGCGGCGTCGAACCCGACGACGACGATCTCGAGGCCGCAGCCCATCGCGAACTCGCTGAGGAGACCGGCTACGAAGCCGAGCGACTCGAGCCGCTGGTGTCGGTCGAACCCGCAAACGGAATCGCGGATACGCGCTTGCACGTTTTCGTCGCCGACGGCTGTCGACCGACTGCCGAACAGCAACTCGATCACAACGAGAGCATTCGACCAACTGAGCTGTCGTTTGCGGACCTCACCGACGCGGTCGTCGCCGGCGAGATCGACGACGGGCGGACGGTACTCGCCGTCTCCTACTATCGGCTGGTCGAGCCAGCGTGTGGCCCGGCGTAAAAATAGTGATCGGTACTGCAACGCGCCAATCAACCGGTGTGATCCGGTGATCTGCTGATACCGTTACTCCGTTTCGTTTGTCGCGTTGCCAGTCCCCTCGTCGGTTTCGTTGGTCACGTTATCGGTCTCGTCGCTCGTTTCGTTGGTTGTGTCGCCGGTTTCGTTGGTTACGTTGCCAGTCTCGTTACCGGTTTCGTTCGCCCCGCCGTCGGCTGGCTGCTGCAGGGCTTCCTCGAGACCCTGTGTTTCGCCGATGGTGAGGGTGTCGACGGTGCTATTCTCGACCGTCATCGATCCGGCTGAGACGGACGAAATCGTCTCGCCCGTTGCCGTCTCGTTACCATCCGCGGCGGTCTCGTTTTCGGTCGTCTCGGTGTCTCCCTGCTGGGTCTCGAGGGTGCCGACGGTCATCGCTTCGACTGTGATCTCGTCGACGTCAAACTGCTCGATGGTGAGCGACTCGATCTGCTGGATGCTTTCGTTGCTATCGGTTGCGGTGTCGTTTGTCTGGTTTCCGCCGTCACCGCTGCCGCCGAACAGGCCGCCGACGGTGTCGGCGATGCCGGAGAGGATACCCCCGTCGTTACCGTTACCGTCACCGTCACTGTCACCGTCTTCGACGGTCAGGTCCTCGATCGTCAGTTGGTCGACGTTCATCGACTCGATCGTCATGTCCTGTACCGCGACCGTGCTGGCGTCCTCGTCGACGACCTGCTGGAGACCCGTTTCGGACTCGCTTTCGCCGTCGGTCTCGTTAGCGTCGGTTTCGTTCCCGCTGTCGGTTTCGTTGGCGTCGGTTTCGTTCCCGCTGTCGGTTTCGTTGGCGTCGGTTTCGTTCCCGCTGTCGGTTTCGTTGGCGTCGGTTTCGTTCTCCCCGTCGGCCTCGGTGACGGCCATGCTCTCGTTAGCGCCGTCGAGTTCGTCGAGCGAGACGTTCTCGAGTACCAGCGATTCGAAGGCGACGTTCGAAATCGTCACCTCGGAGGGCTCGTCGTCCGCGGTTTCAGTATCTGCAGTCTCGTTATCTGCGCTCTCGTTGTCTGCGGTCTGGTTCCCGTCGGTCTCGTTCAGCTGCTGTTCGAGCTGGTCGGTGTCTCCTTGGACATCGAGTTGCTCGACGGTGAGTTCCTCGATCGTCGCGTTCTCGATCGTGACGTTGTCGAGTTCCAGTGTGCCAACCTGGACGTTTTGCAGCGTCGCGCTCGTCTCGCTCATGTCTCCGGCGTCGTCGTTCGTGGCCGTGGTCGCGCCACCGACGAGGGCGGGACCCCCCGCGAGCGTGACCAGCAGCGCGACGAACACAACACCGAGTATCTGCGATCGTGAATCCATACGGGTCGACCGACGGCCGTTTCCGAGCTAAAATGAGCCGACCGTTACGACATTGTTTCACCGAAAACACCCATTATGGCTGCTCGCTGTCGCTGCTCCGGGGACCCGGACAAACTCCTCACCGCCGCGGTGCCCGAGTGGGTTCCAACCAGATGCTTACCCGCGATCCCGCATCAAAACCTTTGATTGCCCCTCGAAACACAAGCGTCGCCTCGCGTCGCCGACAACCGATCACGGCCGTAGTAGTTACTCGAGTCGGAGTTCGCGCGTCTCGACGGCGTCGCAGGCCGGACAGACGAACTGGTATTGGACCCGTTCGCCCGACGTGGTCACGCGCCAGCCACCGTCGGTGTCGATATAGCCACACGACGGACAGCGGAGTTCCGACTCGTCGAACTTCTCCCGGAGTTGCTCGAACGGCGAACGATGGGCAGACATGTGACAACATATGTCGTGACAGTATATAACATTCTAGGCTCGTCGGTGAGTCACTGTACCGTCTGCCTATCACAACGATTCTTAGGTATCACGACCTAGTGAGGGACATGGACGATGTCGACGCGGATCGCGGCGGTGGTCTCGGTGATCCCGCTGGAGCGGCGCGTGCGCTCGAGCACGTGGTCGATCCGGTGGTGGCGGTCGCCGACGGGACGGTCACGTACGCGAACCCGGCTGCCCGTGATGCTTTCGAAATCGGTGACGCCGACCGCGACGCGGCGACCGCACTCGGGACGCGCTGGAACCGGCTCGCGACGGCGATCGACGAGACGACGGTCGGCACTGCCCGATGGATCGACCTCGATGATGGCCGCGAGGGTGCCCGCATCCACCGCGGTGCCGATGGTGCAACGATCACGTTCGATCGCGGCGGATCCGCCGCTGCCGGCGGCGCTGACGATGTGTCGGATGGCACACAGCCGGGAACGAGCGATCGGCTGGTGAAAGATCGCGCACTCGAGGAAGCCCCCGTCGGGATCACGATCTCCGATCCCGACCGCGAGGACAACCCGCTCGTCTACGTCAACGACGCCTACGAGGAGATCACCGGCTACGAGTACGACGAGGTCGTCGGTCGGAACTGCCGGTTCCTGCAGGGCGAGGAGTCCGACGAGGACGCGATCGCCGAGATGGCGGCGGCCATCGACGAGGATCGACCGGTCACCGTCGAACTCAAAAACTACCGCAAGGACGGCACCGAGTTCTGGAACGAGGTCACGATCGCCCCAGTTCGCGACGACTCGGACCGCGTAACCCACTACGTCGGTTTCCAGAACGACATTACCGCGCGCAAGGAGGCCGAACTCGAACTCGAGCGCCGAACCGACGAACTCGAGTACATCTTAGACCGCGTCGAGGGGTTGATTCAGGACGTGACCGACGTCGTCGCCGGGTCGACCGACCGCGCAGAACTCGAGGCCGAAGTCTGTGACCGGATCGCTGCAGAAGACGCCTACGACGGGGTCTGGATCGGCGAGCGGAATCCGGCGACCGGCACGATCGGCGTCCGCTCGAGCGCGGGGGCCGGCCCCGAACGCGATCGGCTCGAGACGGACGACGACCATCCCGCCGCGGAGACGCTTGTGACCGGCGAGCCCGCAGTCGATACTCGCGATGGAACGACGCTCGCTGCCTTCCCGCTGTCGTACAACGAGATCGAATACGGCGTGTTGACCATCCGAACGGATCGAACGCGCGCTGTCGACGACCGCGAAGCGATCATCCTTTCTGCGCTGGCTCGCGCGGTCGCCAGCGGGATCAATGCCCGCGAGACCAGTCGCGTGCTCACGACCGACGCCGTCGTCGCCGTCGAACTCGACGTGACGGATCGCACGCTCGCACCCGTCGCCCTCTCGACCGACGCCAACTGTCGACTCGAGTATCGCCGGTCGGTCCACCGCATCGACGACGAGACGGCGTCGCTGTTTACCGCCACTGGTGCAAGCGCGGACGAACTCACTGCGGCTGCTGCGGACCTCTCCGACGTTGACTGTCGCGTGGTCGTCGAACGCGACGAGGAGGTTCTGATCGAACTGACTGGCGCGGACAACCTCGTCGGCTGGCTCTCCGAGCGCGGCGTTCGCACCCAGGCGATCGAAAGCGAGGCCGGTCGTGCGCGACTCACACTCGAGGTCCCACGCTCGGCGAACGTCCGCGCAGTCGTCGAGGCCGTCGAGGACCGCTATACCGGCACCGATATCATCTCCTTCCAGCAGCGCGAGCGCGAGGCCGAAACGCGTGAGGAGTTCGCAGCCGGGCTCGAGGAGGCGCTGACCGACCGCCAGTTCGGCGCGTTACAGCGGGCGTATCTCGGCGGCTACTTCGAGTGGCCGCGACCGACGACCGGCGAGGAACTCGCCCAGTCGATGGGCGTCTCGCGACCGACGTTCCACGAGCACCTGCGGACCGCCGAGGCGAAACTGTGTCGGGCGTTCTTCGGCGACGCATAGCAGGGCTCGAGACCGTCACGGCTCGAGAACGGTAGTCGAAGCTTAGCCCCGAGAGACGTCGTGGACGGTCGCCGGCGTTTATATTCTCCATCGTACATCGTGTGGGTCGTCGCCATGCTCTCGTTCGCAACGCCGCTGCAGATCGGAGGAGTGGTTCTCTACTGGGCGGTCGTCTGTTTCACTCTCGCGATTACCGCCGCCGTGGTTGGTGCGCGTGGTGTTGCCGAGAGCTCGGTGGAACTCGAACGGATCGTCGTGTTGATCGTCGTCATCCTCGCGGTGATCGTACTCCTGTTGTGACACGCCGGCTATCGTACCACTTGAACCGAGTGACACACCGATCGCATCGTCCGCGGTACTCGCTCGCGAAACTTACTCCGAACCCCCTCCCGTCGGGCGACCGGGTGTGCAGTGATGGTCAGAGGCTCCGATAGCTAGCTACTGCTCTGACTCGAGATGTGATCGCTGCTGGTTACGTGTCTGTCGCAGTTTGCAGTGTCGGCGAGTGTATCGAGCGAATCCGTTCCAGCGTCATCCGGCGATCGGTCCAGTCTCGATACCGCGACTCCGATAACCGGTACTGGTTACGCGCGGTTGAGAACGCCTAACACGCTGGGCGTCATAGATAATGGTGAGCATTTACCATGACTGAACTCGGTGGATTCCAAGATAGAGTCGCCCGCATCGATCTCTCGGATGGGGAGGTTGCCTACGAGTCGATCGACGACGAGGACGCGAAGAAGTATATCGGTGCGCGAGGGCTCGGGGTAAAGTACGTCTTCGATCAGGGACCGGACGTCGATCCGCTCGGCCCCGACAACCTGCTCGCGTTCATGAACGGGCCGCTGTCGGGCACGCAAGTGACGATGAGTGGTCGGATCGCCGTCTGTACGAAATCGCCGCTGACCGGTACCGTCACCGACAGCCACCACGGCGGCTGGTCCGGTGCCCGGCTCAAGTGGTCCGGCTTCGACGGCCTCCTCTTCGAGGGCCAGGCCGACGACCCGGTCTACGCCGTCGTCGAGGACGGCGAGGTCGAACTTCGGGACGCGTCTCACCTCTGGGGGAACGGCGTCCACGAAACCCGCGAGACGATCGAGGAGGAAGTCGACGGGTCCTACGGCAAGAACCTCTCGATCATGGCGATCGGTCCTGGCGGTGAGAACGAAATTAAGTACGCCTGTATCATCAACGAGGACGACCGCGCATCGGGACGGGGCGGGACGGGCTGTGTCATGGGGTCGAAGAACCTCAAAGCGGTCGTCGTCAAGTCCTCGACGAAGATGCCACAGCCGGCCGATCCGGAAACCTTCCGAGAGGGCCACCAGCAGGCCATGCAGGCCATCCAGGAGTCGGAGGTCACCGCGCCCAACGAGGGTGGGCTCTCGATGTACGGGACGAACGTCTTAATGAACATCGGCGAGGAGATGGACGGCCTCCCGACGAAAAACGGCAAATACACCTCGACCAAGGCCATGCGCGAGGCCGAAGGCGTCGACATCGACGCCGAACGCGTCTCCGGCGAGAACGTCCGTGAGAACATCCTCGTCGACGAGCCGACCTGTCACTCCTGTCCGGTCGCCTGCAAGAAGGAAGTCGAAGTCCAGACGATGCACAAAGGCGAGGAGATGAACGTCCGGACCGAATCCTACGAGTACGAATCGGCCTACGCGCTCGGCCCGAACTCCGGTCACACCGACCGCGACGCTATCGCGCTGATGATCGAGCGCTGTAACGACATGGGCGTCGACACCATCGACACGGGCAACATGATGGCGATGGCCATGGAGATGTCCGAGGAGGGCAAACTCGAGGAAGGCGACCTCGAGTGGGGCGACACCGAGACGATGATCGACCTGATCGACC from Natrinema sp. HArc-T2 encodes:
- a CDS encoding PadR family transcriptional regulator; amino-acid sequence: MDQLTGFQRDLLYVIAGKDRPSGQEILDDINDYIDQPVTHGRLYPNLDTLVEKELVEKGELDRRTNYYALTPKGRRALQRRQKWVDQYVDV
- a CDS encoding metal-dependent hydrolase, which produces MWPWGHLAVAYLLCTVVTHRRFGRPPRAWPAIALAVGSQTPDLIDKPLAWNFGVLPGGRTLAHSLFTVACLVPVALIVADRLEGRAVGVGFLVGYCSHLLADIPPAVLSGEFAYAAYLLWPVLEQPPEDPVAGIFDAILHYYAMGPYEWVQFGLFAVAALVWYRDGMPGLGPVSASLERRFGVES
- the trmY gene encoding tRNA (pseudouridine(54)-N(1))-methyltransferase TrmY; this encodes MRQFVLIGHDVPTTPDFSLDDLAGGAGRLDALCRSITAAFVTSHGIREDVRVHLIAQDELTITFDGSDLQRLNPDERSTAALVRKALEHRDEAIGALPAEPSPGVELYRRGFAGTLEQIADGGPIVQLHEDGEAVVDVGAERLSDAVFVLSDHRNFTAEESGVLEEHADQRLRLGPQLLHADQAITVAHHYLDTNGYEEF
- a CDS encoding NUDIX hydrolase, with amino-acid sequence MPTDQLAWETRERRVAYSCPGFDVVNESVQLPDGTETEFDYLSEPPSVCILPFTPDGDVVCIEEWRQAVSRISRGLPVGGVEPDDDDLEAAAHRELAEETGYEAERLEPLVSVEPANGIADTRLHVFVADGCRPTAEQQLDHNESIRPTELSFADLTDAVVAGEIDDGRTVLAVSYYRLVEPACGPA
- a CDS encoding HVO_0649 family zinc finger protein, which codes for MSAHRSPFEQLREKFDESELRCPSCGYIDTDGGWRVTTSGERVQYQFVCPACDAVETRELRLE
- a CDS encoding DUF1328 domain-containing protein — encoded protein: MLSFATPLQIGGVVLYWAVVCFTLAITAAVVGARGVAESSVELERIVVLIVVILAVIVLLL
- a CDS encoding pyridoxamine 5'-phosphate oxidase family protein, whose translation is MASIPDDFHDLFEKQTFAHVATLTDEGLPHVTPVWIDYDADDGLLLVNTERHRQKAKNAAHNPAIGVSMADPDDPYRRLSVIGEVEELTTDGAREHIDDLAQRYMDVDEYPNPIESERVLLRIRPKQVM
- a CDS encoding bacterio-opsin activator domain-containing protein, whose product is MDDVDADRGGGLGDPAGAARALEHVVDPVVAVADGTVTYANPAARDAFEIGDADRDAATALGTRWNRLATAIDETTVGTARWIDLDDGREGARIHRGADGATITFDRGGSAAAGGADDVSDGTQPGTSDRLVKDRALEEAPVGITISDPDREDNPLVYVNDAYEEITGYEYDEVVGRNCRFLQGEESDEDAIAEMAAAIDEDRPVTVELKNYRKDGTEFWNEVTIAPVRDDSDRVTHYVGFQNDITARKEAELELERRTDELEYILDRVEGLIQDVTDVVAGSTDRAELEAEVCDRIAAEDAYDGVWIGERNPATGTIGVRSSAGAGPERDRLETDDDHPAAETLVTGEPAVDTRDGTTLAAFPLSYNEIEYGVLTIRTDRTRAVDDREAIILSALARAVASGINARETSRVLTTDAVVAVELDVTDRTLAPVALSTDANCRLEYRRSVHRIDDETASLFTATGASADELTAAAADLSDVDCRVVVERDEEVLIELTGADNLVGWLSERGVRTQAIESEAGRARLTLEVPRSANVRAVVEAVEDRYTGTDIISFQQREREAETREEFAAGLEEALTDRQFGALQRAYLGGYFEWPRPTTGEELAQSMGVSRPTFHEHLRTAEAKLCRAFFGDA
- a CDS encoding aldehyde ferredoxin oxidoreductase family protein, which gives rise to MTELGGFQDRVARIDLSDGEVAYESIDDEDAKKYIGARGLGVKYVFDQGPDVDPLGPDNLLAFMNGPLSGTQVTMSGRIAVCTKSPLTGTVTDSHHGGWSGARLKWSGFDGLLFEGQADDPVYAVVEDGEVELRDASHLWGNGVHETRETIEEEVDGSYGKNLSIMAIGPGGENEIKYACIINEDDRASGRGGTGCVMGSKNLKAVVVKSSTKMPQPADPETFREGHQQAMQAIQESEVTAPNEGGLSMYGTNVLMNIGEEMDGLPTKNGKYTSTKAMREAEGVDIDAERVSGENVRENILVDEPTCHSCPVACKKEVEVQTMHKGEEMNVRTESYEYESAYALGPNSGHTDRDAIALMIERCNDMGVDTIDTGNMMAMAMEMSEEGKLEEGDLEWGDTETMIDLIDRIARREDDLADLLAEGPRRVADRKEAHDNSLAVKGQTIAAYDPRCMKGMGIGYATSNRGACHLRGYTPAAEILGIPEKVDPYEYEGKGELTAQFQDLHAISDSFDICKFNAFAEGIEEYVTQYNGMTGRDVTEDELLEAGERVYNLERYYNNLVGFDGSDDSLPERFLEDGIRGQGASEGEYCELDEMKAEYYEHRGWVDGVVPDEKLDELGIDIGPGTGVSSEGGAAVSGDD